Part of the Salinigranum rubrum genome is shown below.
CACGAAGTCGTCGGTGTCGACCTCGATGGGGGGAACGTGCCGTAGTGCATCGGGAACGCGTGGTCGACGTCCAGCCAGTCGACGGCGATGGCCGCCTGCATCGGTCCCATCGTGAAGTGGTCGCCGATGGGGACGGCGGCGGCGTCGGGTTCGAGGTACGGGCCGATGACGTCGCGCATCTCCGACATCAGGCCGGTGTCACCCGCGTGGTAGAACGTCGTCGACTCCTCGTCGGAGACCTGCGTGGGCTTCGTGTCCGAGACGACGTACCCGCCGGGCATCCCGGCGTCGTTCGCGTAGCCCGTCATGATGCCGTTGGTGTGGTCGGCGCGATGCATCGTCACGTAGGCGTCGCCGCACTCGACGGTCCCGCCGATGTTCATCCCCATGCCGCCGACGGCTTCCTCGAATCCCATCTCCTCTTTCGCGTACTCGACCAACTCGGGCGTCGCGACGAGCGTCGCCTCCGAGAACTCGCCCGCGTGGGCGATGTGATCCGCGTGCCCGTGTGTGAGCAACACGAAGTCCGGCGTGTCGACGTCAGCCGGTTCCAGCGAGGTGTGTGGGTTGTCGAAGAACGGGTCGATGAGTAGCGAGGTGTCGTCGACCTGTACGTGCCAGCAGGAGTGTCCGTGCCAGGTGAGTTCCATATCCACGCGGAAGTTGTGCCGAGAGCTACATAAATGATGCCGCGGCGGCAGGACGTCCCGGAAGCGACGGGCGCGCCGCGACCGGGAGGCTTGACAGCGTTTATCACCCGTGCCACACGATGGGAGACGATGTCCGAGCCACGACTCGTCACCGTCGGTCTGTCCGACCTCGGTCGGACAGACCTGCCCGGCCGGGACCTGTTCTCGGCCGCGCTCGCCGACGCGTTCGAGGGCCTCCCGGACCCCGCGGAGGTCGTCGACGCGCTCTACCTGGGCAACCAGTCCGAACAGTACGAGAACCAGATCATGCAGGGGACGCTGATGGCCGAGTGGGCCGGCCTCCGGTACGTCCCGGCCGAGCGCGTCGAGGGCTGTGCCGCCGCGGGCGCGCTCGCGCTGAAGAACGCCGTCCGGGACGTCCGCGCGGGCGTCCACGACGCGGTTCTCGCCTGCGGCGTCGAGAAGATGACCGCGGGCGGGACCGAGGGCGCGACGAACGCGCTGGCGGCGGCGTTCGACCGCGCGCTCGAACAGCGGTCGGGGGTGACCGCGCCGGCGCAGTACGCGCTGCTCGCCCAGCGGTACCTCCACGACACCGAGGCGACCGAGACCGACCTCGCCCGCATCGCCGTCAAGAACCACCGCAACGGCGCGCGTAACCCGAACGCCATGTTCCAGCGGGAGATCGACGTCGACACGGTCCTCGAATCGGCGCCGGTGGCCCGACCGCTGAAGCTGTACGACTGCGCGCCCGTCACCGACGGGGCCGCCGTCGCACTCGTGACGAGCGCCGACCTCGCCGACGACCTGGTCGACCGGGACGACCAGGTCCGCGTCGCCGGATCGGCCGTCACCGCGAACAACATCGCCGTCGCCGAGCGGGACATGACGTTCGTCGAGGGCGCACACCGCGCCGCGAGCGACGCCTACGAGCAGGCCGGCGTCGACGCCGCCGCCGTCGACATCGCGGAGGTCCACGACGCCTTCACCGTCTGCGAGGCGATGCTCTCGGAGGCCGTCGGCTTCGCGCCCCGCGGCCGAGGGGTGGAGTCCGCGCTTTCCCCCGCCGAACGCAGCGAGGGCTGGACCGACGTCCACGTCAACACCAGCGGCGGCCTGAAGGCCCGCGGCCACCCCATCGGCGCGACCGGCGTCGCCCAGGCCGCCGAGGCGTACGAACAGTTGACCGGACGCGCCGGCGACCGCCAGCGCGAATCGGAGGTGGCGCTCCTGCTCAACGAGGGCGGCGTCGCCGACGCGGTGACGGCCGCGCACGTCCTCGTCGGGCCCGGGGGGGTGTCGCGATGACCGACGGCTACGACAGCGACCGCGGCGCTGCGGACGACGCCGAAACCGACGCCGCCCGTCCGCTCGCGCGCGAGGACGTCGCCGCCGACAGTCCGTTCACGCTCCCGGGCTTCTTCGACGCGCTCGCCGACGACCGCCTGCTCGCCGCCGAGTGCCGCGACTGCGACGCCGTGTTGGTGCCGCCGCGCCCCGCCTGCTACGAGTGCGGGAGTCGCCGCGTGTCCCTCTCGGAGCAGTCGAAGACGGGGACCGTCTACTCCTACACGGAGATCAGCCGCCCGCCGACGGCGTTCGAAGACCTCGCGCCGCTCACCCTCGCCGTCGTCGAGTTAGACTCCGGCGGCCGACTCACTGGCCGTGTCGACGCCGCGTACGAGGACCTCGACATCGGGACGCCGGTCGAGATGGCGACCCGAGAACCGGACTTCGACGCCGAGGCGGTCCTCTCGTACGAGGCCGACTGGCCGATTCACGTCTTCGAGCCGCTGGAGTGACGGCCAGGCGGGGCCAGGCGGCGAGGGCTCTCGCCGACTGATTCACGGCGACGAGCCGGGGAGGGTCCCGTCGTTCTCTTCGACCGTCGCGTCCTCGGAACGGCTCAGACCGGGTCCTCGGTGATTTCGACGATGCGGACGTTCTCGACGAACTCGTTCCCGCCCTCGACGATGAACTGGACGTCCGTGCCGGGCAAATCGCCGCCCTCTTCGCCCAGTTCCTCGGGGAGGGAGACGCTCGTGACGTCGTCGTAGGTGACGCCGCGGCGCTGGATGACCCGGTCGCCGTACTCGAACTGGGTCCACCCCTCGTCGGGGCCGAGTTCGTCCTTGTCGAAGTACTCCTGGGTGTCCTGGCTGACGACCTCGTCGCCCTGTTCGACCGTCGTCTTCGCGTCGCCGTCGCGGTACTGGTGGACGTGGACGATCACGAACGTCCGTTTCGCCCGCCCGTGACCAGTGACTGCTGCTGGCGAACGCAAGCAGCGTGCGCGCCTCGACTTCGCCGTCTCGGGTCCGCGACCTCGCAGGTGCCGTTCGACCCCGGCGACATCGCCCGCTTCAGACGACCTGACGCGCCGACGGGCTGACCCCGAGGAGCGCCCGCGCCTCGCGGGGCGTCGCGACGGGCCGTTCGAGTTCCTCGACGATGCGGACCGCGCGCTCGACCAACTGGGCGTTGTCGCGGGCGGGTTCGCCGCGGCGGTAGTAGAGGTTGTCCTCCATTCCCACCCGGACGTGGCCGCCGAGGACGACCGAGAGGGTCGTCAGCGGAAGCTGGTGGGGGCCCGTCGCGAGCACGCTGAACTCCGCGCCCTCGGGAGGTTCGAGACGAGGTTGACGACGTTCTCCGGGCGGGCCGGGGTAAAGCCCGGGCCGAAGATGAGGTTGACATAGGGGCGCTCGCCGACGAGGCCCGCCTCCCGGAGGCGGTCGACCTCCGAGAGCTGCGCGCCGTTGAACACCTCCAGTTCGGGGACGACCCCCTTCTCGCGCATCTCGCGGGCGAGGGCGTCGATGTTCGCCCGCGAGTGCTGGGTGATCTGCTCGTACCCCCGGTTGAACGGCCCGAGGTCGAGCGAGGCCATCTCGGGGAGCGGGTCCGTCCGGAGGCCGTGGACGCGGTCGTCGAGCGGGCCGCACCCCCCCGTCGAGTGCTGGATAATCACGTCGCCGCAGGCGGCCCTGACCGCCTCCGTGACCTCCTGGAGGCGCGAGAGGTCGTGTGCGCCATCGGAGTCGCGGGCGTGGAGGTGGAGGACGGCGGCGCCCGCGTCGACGGCGTCGGCCGCCTGGGCGGCGATTTCGGCCGGCTGTTCGGGGAGGTTCGGGTGTTTGTCCTTGCCGTGGACGCCGCCGGTCAGGGCGGCCGTGATGACGACCGGCTTCCCGGCGCGGTAGTCGGCGTAGCTCATGTCCGAGAGACGGGTGTGAGAGTCATTGCTATGCAGTGACTTCCGGTCCTCACCGCCTCCTAACGCGACCGGTTCGCGCCCCGGTCGTCCGACCACGCCCCCGGGAGTTCGTCGAGCGGGAGCGGGACGAACATTTCGAGGTCCGGGAGGTCGCCGAGGACGACCCGCCCGTCGCGTTCGACCCACGCGTGCGCCGCGAACTCACCACCCTCCCGGCGGACGCCGATCCGAAGCGTCGAGGCGTAGCCGTACCGCGCGAGCAACGCGCTGCCGGTCAGTGCGCGGGGGAGACAGGTCGTCTCGACCGGGACGGTCCGACTCGCGACGTCGACCGCCCAGACGAGTCGGTCGACCGTCGGCGCCTCCGTCGAGGGGACCGGAAGCCACGAGCAGACGCGGTCGACCGTCGCGGCGACGCGGCGCACCGAGACCCGGCGGGTGACGAGGAGCGCCCGGGAGAGAACGAGCAACGCCGCCGCTTGGACGAGCGCGACCCGGTCGCTCGGCGGGAACGCGCGGAACCGAGCTACTCTGGACACCGCGACGCTGGACACCGGCGTCTCACGCCGGGTCGACGACGGCGACCAGTCCCGCCTCGACCAACTCCGAGAGGAACGCGCGGACGTCGTCGTCGGCCGTCGCGGCGTCGACGTCGAACTCCTCGCGGACCGATTCGACGACCGCCCGGACGGGCCGTGGCTCGTCGACGAGGTCGAACACCCGCGACCCGACCGCGTTCATCCCGTGGTACGTTCCCGCGGCGACGTTCAGGAGGACGCGCTCCCCGCCGACGTCCGCCGAGACCGAGTCGGACGTCGCGACCACCGTCGTGTCCGCATCGAGTGCTGTCATGGTCTCCGAGACGCGACCATGAGACATAGTTATCGTCCGGCTCGACGGGTTAGACGGCTCCTAAGGGGCGCTCGGACGACTACGGGGCGTCCCCTCGAGAACCGTCGTTCGTGACATCGCCGCCGTCCTCGCCACCCCCGCCGTCGGGACGCACCGCCAGTTCGCGCGCGGAGAAGAGGTCGGCGTAGGGGCCGCCCGCGCGCACCAGGTCCGCGTGTCGGCCGGATTCGACGACGCGGCCCTCGGCGACGGTGTAGATGCGGTCGGCGTCGGCGACGCTCGCGAGTCGGTGGGTGACGGCGACGACGACGGCGTCGGCCGACGCCTCGCGAACGGCCGCGAGCACCTCCCGTTCGGTCGTCGCGTCGAGGTTGCTCGTCGCCTCGTCGAGCAAGAGTACCGCGGGCGACCGGAGCAGCGCCCGCGCGATGGCGACGCGCTGGCGCTGCCCCCCCGAGAGGCGGACCGCGTCCTCGCCGAGGCGGGTGTCGTACCCCGCCGGGAGCGCGCGGGCGAACGCGTCGACGCCCGCGGCTCGACAGGCCCGCTCGACGGCCGCGTCGTCCGCGTCCGGCCGCCCGACGAGGACGTTGTTCCGGAGCGTGTCGTCGAAGACGTACGGGTTCTGTCTGACGACGGCGACGCGCTCGCGCCACGCGGGGGCGTCGACCGTCCGGAGGTCGACGCCGTCGACACGGACCGCGCCCGCGTCGGGGTCGTACAGTCGCGCGAGGAGCGAGACGACCGTCGACTTGCCCGCGCCGGACTCGCCGACGACGGCGACGAACTCGCCCCGCCTCGCGTGGAGCGTCGCGTCCGTCAGCCCGCTCTCGTCGTCGCCGTACCGGAAGGTGACGCGGTCGAGTGCAACCGAGGTCACCGGCTCGGGGACGGGCGCGTCCCCGCCCGTGACGGCGGGGCGCTCGCGCAGTTCGTGCAGGTCGCGGAGCGTGTCGACCAGGTGCGGGAGTTCGCCGTCGATGTAGTAGACCCCGCCGTGGATGGACGACACCGTCGGCGCGAGCCTGAGCATCGTGAAGAAGAACAGCCCGACCGCGCCCAAAGAGAGCGCGGACCAGACGAGCGCGGCGTACATCAGCCCGATGACCACGACGGCGGCCGCGAACTTGTGGAGATTCGTCACCAGCGCCTGCCGCACCGCGAGGCCGACGGTCGCGTCGGCGTAGTCGTCGACCGCCTCGGCGTACCGGTCGGCGACGGTCGGTTCGAGGCCGAACAGACGGACCTCGCGGAGCCCCTGAACGCCCGACTGCGCGTGCGACTGCATCGACCGGTTGGCGTCCGCGATTCGGCCCCCGACGTCGTAGGCGGCGCCGACAGCCGACCGAATCCCCAGCGTGACGCCGCCGAGAACGACGAACGCCACGAGCGTCAAAATCGGCTCGACCACGAGCGCGAGGGAGACGTACACCGCCGCCAGCAGCGTCTGCTCGACGGTCTTCAGGACGCTCCCCAGCACGCGGGCCGGGTAGCTCGACTGCGTGACGAGCGTGTTCAGGAGGTCGTCGGAGCCCCGGTCGTCGAGATACGCGAGGTCGGCGTCGAGGACGGCCTCGAAGACGTCGGTCTTCAGGTCGCGGACGTAGTCGGTGACGAGTCGCACCCGGAGGTAGCGGACGAGGATGGCCGTTCCGAACCGGAGGCCGACGGCGACCCCCGCGCCGGCGAGGACGGTGCCGAGTGTGAACGGGACGCCGACGGCGGCGTACGCGTCGGCGAACAGCCCGACCGCGCCGTCCGTCGCGGGCGTCGCGAGGCTCTCGGCGGTGGCGCGCTCGACCACCGGGAGGAGGAAGCTCAGCCCCAGCCCCTCGAACACCGCGGTCAGGAGGCTGAGGACGACGACGGCGACGAACCGTACCGGGTCGTAGCGGGCGACGGTCGCCAGCGCGTCGAGCCGTTCGCGCCGACGCTGGCTCGCACTCACCGCCTCTCACGTCCTTCCGTATCCGGCCGCCAGAGCGCGCTGGCGAGCCGCAGGGGTCGGACGACGTGGTAGAGACGGTGCAGCGCACGCGGGAGCGGAACGGTCTCGGCGTCGACCTCCTGGGGCTCGAAGCCGAGACGGAGCCGGTACAGCAGCCACGCACGGCGCGAGTCACAGAGGAGGGCGTCGACGATGCGGGCACGGGGGCCGTCGACGCCGAAGGCGGCCGTCAGGGGCTCGGTGTCGTAGTCGGTCACCGCGTCGGCGACGACGGTTCGGACCCTCGGGTCGGCCCGCGCCCGCGCGAGCACGAGCGGGGGGACCGGGGCGTCGGCCGTCTCGGCCGCGAGCAGGACGCAGGCCGCGAGGACGCGCCGAGCACCCAGCGCGTCCGCGCGAGCTTCGACGACCGGCCAGTCCACGTCGACGCGGGTCAGCAGGGCGGCGACGTCGACGGCCCAGCCGAGGCGGTTCCAGTGGTGTTTGGCCCCGTGGCGGGCCAGCACCAGCAAGCGGTCCTCGTGACCGAACGTGGGGACGGACCGCCCCCCGACGACGACGTCGACCCGGCGATTCCAGCAGTCGTCGAACGTGAGCGGGAACGGGCGGACGCGGGAGCCGAGTCGCCAGCGGAGTTCGACCACGACGCCGTCGTGTCTCACAAAGCGGAACTCCGCAGGCGGTCTGACGACGTGGCCGCCGCGGGCGACGTCGGCGGGCGAGAACCGGGTTGGGTCCTCGGGGTCGAGTGCGAAGCCGAGGTCGGCGAGCGCTGTCGCCGCGGCCGGCAGGTCCTCCCGCGGCACGAACAGGTCCAGGTCGGAGAAGGCGCGGCCGCCGACGTCGCCGTAGGCGACCGTCGCCAGGACCGGCCCCTTGTAGGCGAGTGCGCGGACGCCGCTGGCCCCGAACGCGTCGAGTATCGCGTGCAGCGCGGTGAGGAGGTGGAGGCTCCGCGCCATCATCCGCCGGCGGTACTCCCCCGTCTGGTCTCGAAGCGCAGCGGGGAACGCTTCGCCCCCGTTCTCGACGTGGGTGCAAACGAGCGGCCCGACGCCGAGGGCGGACGCCGCGGCGAGCACCTCCTTCGGGTCGGACTCGCGTGCGAGCGCCACCGCGTCCGCTCGCTCGTCGCCGCTCGGTGTCGGACGCGCCAGACACCGGACGAGGTCGACGGCGGCGCGTCCGTGGGCGTCCGGGATGTCGGTTCCGTCGGTCGCTGCGGGGGTCGACATCGCAGTCGCGGGGGCGTCGGACCGCGTCGCCGCCGCGTCGACGACTCCCGGGTCGGATCGGGTCACTGTCCGCGCTCCCGGCCCAGTTCGTCCTCGACGGCCCGGACCACGTCTCCGAGCGATTCGAACTCGCGAGGGCGTTCGAGTCGAGCGACGGGGACAGCGCTTGCGACGGCCACTGACCGGTCCAGGGCGAGCGACGCCTCTTCGCGGCGACCGTGCGTCCCGATGGTGTAGGCGTTGCGCGCGAGTTCGATGGCCGCCGCCGCGGGCGGTAGCGGCGTGATGGATAGTTCGTCGCCGTCGAGCACGCGGTAGACCGCCCCCAGCGGGAGTTCGGCGCTGTCTCCGTCTCTCGCCCGGTAGAACCGCTCCGTGTTCGTCGGTCGCTGCTCGGTGTGAGCCGCCGTCCCGCCGTCCGCGACGGGCGCGAGGCCGTCAGCGAGATATGCCGCGGCGTCGTCGTCGAGTTTCAGCGACGCGAACCCCGGGCGGACGAGCGGCCCCGTCTCCGTCACCCGGACCGCGACGATGTCGTCGGCGAGGGCGCGGTGGCCGGCGTCGACGAACGCCGCGGCCAGCGTCGACTTGCCCGCGCCCGAGGCCCCGACGAACGCGACGGCGACGCCGTCGACGCCGACGGTACTTCCGTGGAGGACGAGGTGCCCCCGCTGGTGGAGCAGGAAGTTGAACGCCGAACCGAGGACGATCCAACGGACGTCCCGCTCTCTGGCTCCCTCGGCGGGGTCGACGACGATGGAGACGCCGTCGCTGACGCGGACCCGACAGGCGGGGTAGACGAGCGTGAACTCCCTGGGGTCGTCGAAGACGAGTCGCGGTCTCCCGTCCTCTCCGAGTTCGCCCGGCACCGTCCCGAGTTCGACGGTCACGTCCGGTTCCGTGTCGGACGGCCCGGGCGGGAGTTCTGGCAGCGGGAGCGCCGAAGCGACGCTGAGGCCGAACGCCGTGTACCGAGAGGGGGAGCCGCTGGCTGTCATGCCCACTCAAGGGACGGACACGGTGGTAAGTATAGGTCGCATTACCGGTCTTGGCGAGTCGTTAACACCAGTTGCGAGAGCCGATGGTCGTTCGGAGGACGCCGTGACGACCGCTCTTCGAGGGTGCACGTCTCTCGACACCTCACGGCACGTTCGCGTTCGCTGAAAACGAGGGGAAGGAAGTGATCGTCTGACGCTAGTACGTCGGTTCACTCCCGTAGTACTCGCCCTGTGTGAGTGATTCGATGCGGCCGTACGTTTCGAGGGTTGGTTGCTCGTACTCCATCTGTGTTCGGGGGGAGTCCCCGTATCAGCCGCGAACGGAACGTATCGAGTTAGTTATGATTCGACACGGGGCGAGTTAGCGTGCTCGCAGGGAGCGAATGGGCGGATTAAACCGACGAATCGCGAACCGAACGACGTCCGGCAGGTCTGCGGTGTCGGACGCAGGTCACGCCGCGCGTACACACAGAACAGAGACGACAGCGTCTGCGTCCACGACGATTGCCGCGTCGGTGGTCGTCGACTGCGCGCGACTGATGTGTGTGATTCGTCCGTCGAAACGATGAAAACCGACGCGACTTCCGTCGCTATCGCCGCTTCAACGGTGTGCTGCCGTTGTCGCCTCCTTGGGTGAGTGATTCGACGTGCCCGTACGTTTCGAGGGTGGGTTGCTCGCAGGTCCGCAGTTGCCGGGGACGAGCCCCCGTGACGCCTCTGAAGACGGGTGATCCCGTTAGTTATGTCGTGGCACAGTCCGCCCCGTGACATCGAACGCGAACACGAGATGGGAAAACGCGAACCCTCCGCGCCGAACAGAGGTGTGATGTGTTTCAGGGAAGGTGAGGTGTCGGTTCTATGTGATGTCGTAGACTGGTTCGCTCCCGGTCGCTTCCTGAGTGAGTGATTCGATGCGGCCGTACGTTTCGAGGGTGGGTTGCTCGTAGGTCATCAGTTGCCGGGGGGAGTCCCCGTGACGAGTCTGGAGACGAGGGAACACCATAGTTATGTGTTGACGTGGACCAGTACTCTCGAACTAATCGGGCTCGTTCGCGACCAGAGTCACCGTGGTCCGTGGTCGCGATGGTGTGGACTCGCCGCGGGGGGTGTCCCGCGAAACGTAGCCGAGCGGCGTTGTCGTCGTTGTTCGGGCTCTTTGAGCGGTGTGCTTCCGTTGTACGATTCCCGGGCGAGCGGTTCGACGCGGCCGTCCGTTTCGACGGTGGGTTGCGCGGAGGACAGCCGCAGTCGGGAACGCCCGCATCGGTGGCGGTCCGCGTCCCTTCTCCGGTCGCCACCTGCGGCGTTGGTCGTGCGTCGGTTCGGTGAGGACTGTCGACCGTCACGTTCACTGCCCCGGTCACGGCAGTGGCAGAACCGCCGTCCCGGCCCAGTGACGAACGCCGATTCGACGGTGGCGGAGCCGTGGTGGTCGCGGCGCTGGTGTCGAGTTTTTCGTGATCCTCGTGGTCGGTGACGTGCTGGGCGGAGAAGAGCGGTGAATCGTTCGAAATATCGAAGATAGAGCGGTGACCGACCGCCGCCGCTATTCGACTTTGACCGGGTAGCTTCCGTTGTCGTATACCTGGGTGAGCGATTCGACGTGTCCGTACGTTTCGAGGGTGGGTTTTTCGTAGGTCATTTTCAGGCGAGAACGTCCGTTCCGGCGGCAGTTCCCGTGTTGGTTCCGGACGGGACCCATCGAGATAGTTATGCGTTGGTTGGACCGCGAGTCGGACTATCAGTTCCGTCGTTGCGTTACCGCGTCGGTTACGCCGGCGGCCGGGGACGGCTTCCGAACCGGCGGCTGTCCACCAGAACGTATTCGGATCCTGAAAGGTATCGGTGCCGTCCCTAGAAGTAGGTCGGTTCGCTCCCGTTGTAGTCTCCTCCCTGGGTGAGCGATTCGACGCGACCGTACGTTTCGAGGGTGGGTTTCTCGTAGGTCATCTGTTGTCGGGGGAATCCCCGTGGTTGCTCCAGAGTCCGGTGAACGGGTTAGTTATGCGTCGACACTGGCCGAGACGACGGTCTTAATCCTGTTTTACCCCGTGAGTCTCCCGTGTTCGTGAATACCCGTCGTAACGACTCAGGAACCAGTCAGGGTCGTTCCGTCGCTCGGGACCCGCTCGTGACCGTCGGAGGCAGCCGTGTGTCGCCCCCGCAGGTGCTCACACGAAAACCAAATCGCGGCGGTAGGTCGTCGTTCGGTCCCCTTACAGCGGTTCGCTGTACTTCTCTAGCTGGGTGAGCGATTCGACGCGACCGTACGTTTCGAGGGTGGGTTTCTCGTAGGTCATCTGTTGTCGGGGAGGTTCCCCGTGAGTGGGTCGTATAATATCCATTTGATTAGTTATGCGTTGGCACGGACACGTTCGGCCCCGTTTCCGTTTCACAATGGTCCGTTAATCCGACGCGACGACGGAGCGACACGCGATGTGGATGACTGCTCGTTCTGTGAGCGCATAACCAAGTCGCTCGCTCGCGTCGAGAGCGCATGTCTCTCGCACGTCCTGTGGAGCGGTTCGAGCGGAAAGGGGTCGACTACGTCGTCCGGCCGTACGAGGACGGCGACCGGGAGGGATTTCTCGACGTGGTCGCGTCGTCGAGCGGAACCCACCTCGGGTCGGAGTGGTTCGACGCGCTCTACGGGAACGTGCCGCACCTCGACCACGTTCCGGTGGTCGTCGTCGAGGACGAACGCGAGGGTGAGCTCGTCGGCATCCGTCCGTACACCCCGTTCCTCGTCCGCGGGGGGACGAGACGGCGCTCGCGCTGTTGAGCCGCGACACCATCGTCCACCCCGACCACCGCCGCCGAGGTCTGTTCACCGCCTCGACGGAGTACTCGCTCGACCAGTACGCCGACAGCGACGTCGCGTTCGTCTTCTCGCACTCGAACGCCAACTCCCGCCCCGGCTACCGGAAGATGGGGTGGCAGTACGCCGCGTGGCAGGTGACCCGCTACCGGCCCCGGGACACGACCGCGTTCGTCGCTCATCGACTCGGCCGGGACAAGCGGTTCGCGTCGCCGCTTCCGGGTGTCGCCACCGACCTCTACGTCGCCGCCCGCGACCGTCTCCGGCGCACCGGCGAGGAGTTCGAGGTGTCGGCCACCGACGGCGTGACCATCGATACCCTCGCCTCCCTTCACGACCGGCCGTCGGGCCGTCCGGACGGCGTCCACCCCGTCTTCGACGAGGCGACGCTTCGGTACTTCCTCGGGAGCCCGGAGTTCGCACGGCCACGGACGTACGTCGCCCGGGCGCACGGCGAAGTCGTCGCCGCGCTCGTCGTCTGCCACCGGCGGTTCCACGGGACGAACTGGCTCTCCGTCGCCCACGTCGCGCCGCTCGCCGGCGGCGACCGCTGGGAGGGGGCGCTGTCGACGCTCCTCGGTCACGCAATCGCCGACGCCCCCGACGTCGACGCCTACCGCGTCGCCATCCCCTTCCCGGAGTCGGTGCTCGCCTCGCACGGGTTCCTCTCCGACCGCCACCCGCCGATGTCGCTCCTGGAACCGCCGCGGTTGAAACTCGGTATCCGCCCGCTCGACGGGAACTGGTCGCTCGGCGGCGCGTCGTTGCTCGATGCCGAACCGCTCTGGACGCTCAGCGGGTAACGCTTCCCGCCGCGACGTGAACGGCCACCTCGAACGCGCCGACTGGAATCACCACGGAGCCGTTGTCCCGGTCGAGTCACTCGACGGACTCGTGGGCGGCCGTGCGGACGTCTCGACCAGCACGGAGGCCGTCCGCTGGTCTGTGTTCTGTCTCCGAAGGATTCGCGGAGGTTTTCGGACGGCCGACAGCCCCTAGAACGGTTCGCTGCCGATGATCTTGACCCGTGTGAGCGATTCGACGCGGCCGTACGTTTCGAGGGTGGGTTTCTCGTACGTCATGTGTGATGTTCGGGGGGGTACCCCGTGCGCCTCCGGATGCTATCGGTCGTGTTAGTTATGCTGTGACCCGCACTCTCGAACGGTCGTTAACGCGCCGATAGACACGCTCTCTCGCGTCACCCCCGCTTCACGGGCGAAGAGGCGGGA
Proteins encoded:
- a CDS encoding GNAT family N-acetyltransferase, which gives rise to MSRDTIVHPDHRRRGLFTASTEYSLDQYADSDVAFVFSHSNANSRPGYRKMGWQYAAWQVTRYRPRDTTAFVAHRLGRDKRFASPLPGVATDLYVAARDRLRRTGEEFEVSATDGVTIDTLASLHDRPSGRPDGVHPVFDEATLRYFLGSPEFARPRTYVARAHGEVVAALVVCHRRFHGTNWLSVAHVAPLAGGDRWEGALSTLLGHAIADAPDVDAYRVAIPFPESVLASHGFLSDRHPPMSLLEPPRLKLGIRPLDGNWSLGGASLLDAEPLWTLSG